In Nakamurella alba, the DNA window GACCGGAGCTTCGGCATCCCAGCGCGAGCGGGTCCTCGGACGTTGGCTGCATGCGCAGCGACGTGAGCTTCGCCGCGGGGAGCTCGACCACGACAGACGCTCGCAACTCGACCACGCGGTGCCCAGTTGGCGAGGCGCGTCGCGGAAGATGCCCGGGCGCTCTGATTGAAGGACGAAGCCGGTAGTGTCTGGTTCGCCCTCCCCACCTGAGCCGCTCCTCGGTTCGTGGAACATGCGCAAACCGCGAAGGGCGCTGTCCGGGAGTGCTTGCGCAGGTCAACATGGCCGGGCAGCGAGTTCGGATTGATCATGGCGTCGGAGATGACCAGCCACACCTCCGGCCGGGATGCGCACAGCGGTTGCCCGGAACGCGACGTCCTCACCACTGGCCGACATCAGAGCCCAAGACATCACTGCGCCCGCCTAAGGCGACGCCGGCGACGATCACGGGGGACGACACGGTGGTCCGCCCCAGCGTTGGTGTAGTTATCCAGCAACGCGTAGCAGACCTGCTGGTCGGCCAGGGGACCCGTCGCCGACCCACCCAGAGCCGATCATGCCGACGATCAACATGCTCCCGCCTTGCGGATGCTCTCCACTCCGC includes these proteins:
- a CDS encoding helicase associated domain-containing protein; translation: MLSCVNAEAEVWARNFGAVVELRHDTGRLPRTGASASQRERVLGRWLHAQRRELRRGELDHDRRSQLDHAVPSWRGASRKMPGRSD